The region ATTAAAACATTAATGGTTCTTGAAGACATTCCATCTATAATGGGTGTTGATAAAGAAATTTACGGCCCATTATCTCCTCAAGACATAATTACAATGCCCGAACCCAATGCACAGATTATTATAAATAATAAAAAAGGCAGATTTATTGAAAAGTATAAGAAAATAGCGTATAAATAAATAAAAAGACTAAATATTTTCTATTTTGTTAAAAAAGAGTTTGATTGATATATTTTAAATGCGAACTTTTTCTATTTTTCAAAAATTGCATTACTTATCCAAACATATAAATAAGCAATCAAAAATAAATAACCCTAATATCTAATTATTAAACTTTTCTTGATTAGTTTAATACCAATTAATTTCAATGGTGAATATCTATTCATTTTTATAAAGAGGTGATTATTAATGAAAATTCCAAAAGAGAGAAGAACTTACTGTCCAAGTTGTAAAAAACATACTCATCACGAAGTATTCGAATCAAAAAGAAGAAAGGCAAGTGAACTTAAATGGGGGCAGCGTCAATTCAGACGTGTCACCAGCGGATACAGAGGTTATCCAAGGCCACTTCCATCTGGAAACAAACCAGTAAAAAAGCTGGACTTAAGATATAAATGTAAAGATTGTGGAAAGTCCCACATAAAAAGATCCTCATTTAGAGCAGGAAAAGTAGAATTTGTAAGTTAGGTGATTTTAATGGTAGTTTTCGGTAATAACAGAGGTAATTTTTTAAAAGTAAAGTGTTTAGACTGCGGAAATCAACAAACAGTCTTTGATCATGCAGCATCCAATGTCCAGTGCATTATATGTGGAAAAACATTGGTAAAACCAAAAGGCGGCAAATCTGAAATAGTAGCTCAGATTGTTGAAGTCCTTGATTAAAAAGATTTTTATAGGACTAATCCAAAATCAGGTGTTTTAATGGTAAGAATGAAAAGAGAATGGCCGGACGAAGGCGATCTGGTAGTAGGAACAGTGCATAAAGTTTTAGGCTATGGTGCATTTGCTTCTCTTGAAGAATACGAAGGAAAAGAAGCTTTTATTCATATTTCTGAAGTATCCTCTGGATGGGTAAAAAATATCAGGGATCATGTCCGGGAAAATCAAAAAATCGTTGCAAGAGTCTTAAGGGTAAACCCAAAAAAAGGCCATGTCGACGTTTCCATGAAAAGAATAAGGGAAGATCAAAGGACAAGAAAGATTCAACAGTGGAAAATCGAGCAAAAAGCAGAAAAATTGCTTGAAATAGCTGCAAAAACTATAGGAAAAGACCTTGACACAGCATATGAAGAAGTAGGGTATAAGATCATAAATGAATTTGGTGATCTCTACGAAGCATTTGAAACAGCTGCAGAAGAAGGCGAAGAAGCGTTAATAAGTAGAGAGATAGATGGTGAATGGGCTAAAACCATAACCGAAGTTGCTGAAAAGAACATATCTCCTCCAGAAGTTCAAATAACAGGATACATAAATCTGCATTCATACGCACCAAACGGCGTTGAAGTGATAAAAAGTGCACTTGGCTCTGTAGAGAGTGAAGAAATTACAGTTCAATGTGTTGGAGCTCCAAGGTACAGATTAATAGTTAAATCATCTGATTACCTTACAGCAGAAAATATAATGAAAAAAGCAGCAGAAAGCTGCATAGAAGCTGTTATAAAAGAAGGTGGAGAAGGCGAATTCCAGCGTGAGCTTGAATAAAACTAAGTATAGGGCAAAAGATGCTGTAGGTCTTTATGAAAATGAAAATGAAAAGGTGTAAATCCTGTGGAGAATACACCTTAAAAAATGAATGTCCTTACTGTGGAGGGGAAGTAGGAGTAGTATATCCTGCTAAATATTCTCCTGAGGATAAATATGGAAAATATAGAAGAATGCTTAAAAAACAGCTCTTAGAAAATAAAGGGATGATTTAATGAATAAAACTCATATTAAAATGATAGAAGAAGTGGATCTTAAAGAACCTATATTCATAGAGGCACTTCCTGGAATCGGGCACGTTGGAAAATTGGTTGCAGAACACATAATCCACGAACTTGATGCAAAAAAGTTTGCAGAATTATATTCTCCATCATTTCCGCCACAAGTCTTTGTAAACGAAGACGGAACCGTTGAACCAATGAAAAACGAATTTTATGCACTTAACGATGAAAATGGGCAAGACTACTTAATACTTGTTGGAAACACCCAAGGATTAAGTCCTGAAGGACAATATGAAATATGTGGGATCATACTGGACTTTGTACAAAAATATAATGCAAAGGAAATGTACACCTTAGGGGGCCTTGGAACAGGTCAACCAATAGAAAAATCAAAGGTCTTTGGTGCAGCAACAACACCAGAACTTGCAGAATCACTAAAAGAACATAATGTAATCCTTAGATCTGCTGACGGAGGAATTATAGGAGCATCAGGCCTTCTTTTAGGTATGGGAATGCTTAGAGGCATGAATGGCGCATGTTTAATGGGTGAAACTCCTGGATACTTTATAGATGCAGAAGCATCTAAAGCAGTTTTAACAGTTTTACTTGAAATATTAGGCCTGGAAGTGGATATTGCAAAACTAGAAGAAAGAGCAGAAGAAACAAGGAAAATGATATCTAAAGCTCAGCAAATGGAACAAGAAATGACTGAAAGAATGCATTTAGCTCCAGGTGAAGAAGATTTAAGATACATCGGGTAATATACAATATTATTTTTTTTTAATCCCGATTAATATCTCTTTTTCGTGATGTAATGATAATCAATTCAGATCTTCATGTACACAGTCCTTATTCAATGGCTACATCTAAAAATATGCTAATCAGCACGATTGCGTATCAATCAAAGCTTAAAGGATTGGATTTAATTGGTACAGGGGATGCGTTTCATCCTGAATGGTTAAAAATTATAGAAAGCAGTACAGAACCTTCAAAAACAGGAATATATTCAGTCAAAGAGTCTGAAAATGGTTCAAAAGTACAACTTTTAAAAACGGTTGATGCTCCTGAAATTGAAGCAGAAAAATGCAAATTTATTTTAACAGCAGAAATAGAGGACAAAAATAGAGTCCATCAACTAATTATTCTACCTTCTATAGAATCCGCATATGAAATTAGGGAAGAATTACCTTCTAAAAACATAAATAAAGAAGGTAGGCCTAGAATAGATATGGATGGGGCCGAAATAATGGATCTAGTCAGAGATTATAATGGATTAATTGGTCCTTCTCATGCTTTTACTCCATGGACTAGTATTTATAAAGAATTTGACAGCATTTACAATTGTTATAATGATACTCCTGATTTTTTAGAGCTCGGGCTTTCTGCAGACACAAATATGGCAGATAGAATCGAAGAGCTTCAAGATATTCCATTTCTTTCAAACTCTGATGCTCATTCACCATGGCCACACAGGCTTGGAAGAGAATTTAACGAAATAGAAATAAAAGAAATGACTTTTAATGCCTTTAAAGATGCTATTAAAGGAAAAAAAGTTGTAGGTAATTATGGATTTGATCCAAGGCTTGGTAAATACCATGAAACAGGATGCGTGAGATGTTATCAATTATTTTCAATCGAAGAGGCAAGAAAACTTAAAATGAGATGTCCATGCGGAGGTCTTATAAAAATAGGTGTTAAAGACAGAATATCGGACATGGCTAAATGGGATGAAGCACATCATCCAGAATTCAGGCCACAATATACTCATATTCTCCCGCTTGCTGAAATTATAAGTATTGTTTATGGAAAAGGGATTACCACAGTTTTTGTTCAAAAAATATGGAAAGGATTAGTACAGGAATTTGGAAGTGAAATAGCTGTGCTTATTCACGTGCCTCTTGAGGAAATTTCAAAAACTGATTCTAAATTAGCTGAGGTTATAATGGCTTTTAGAGAAAATACATTGAAGATCCAACCTGGTGCCGGTGGAAATTATGGGAAAATAATGTTGGATTAAGGAGTGAATAATGGAAACCTATAAATTAAGTATAAAACATATTGAAGATGTTTTAACTAAAAATAAGTATATTCCGGATGAAAACATAATTACAGTAGTATTTTTAGCCCTGTCACTTAAAAAGCCAATTTTAGTTGAGGGTCCACCGGGAACAGGTAAGACTGAAATTTCAAAAGCAATTTCCAAGGCATTCCGAAGAGATTTTTTTAGAATACAATGTTACGAGGGAATTACCTTTGAACAGATTATTGGTGAATGGAATTATCAAAAACAGCTTTTAAGCCTTGAAACATCCAAAATAAAGAAAACCGAAGACGATGTCTTTAAGGAAGATTTTTTCATAAAAAGACCTCTTCTCTCTGCATTTATGAATAAAAAGCCGTCTATAGTATTGATTGATGAAATTGATAAGGCAGACGAAGAAGTGGAAAGTTTTCTACTTCAAGCACTTGGAGAAAAGCAGATAACAGTAAATGATCTGGGAACATTTGAATTACAAAATGATTTGATGGTTGTAATGACATCTAATTCTCAAAGACAGCTTCTTGATGAAACAAAAGACCGCTGTTTGTACTTGTATATTGATTATCCTTCATTTGAAAGAGAAGTGGAGATAGTAAAGTCACACACTCCAGAAGCATCTTTAAAGCTCGTAAAAAGTATTGTGAAGGTTATACAAAAGATAAGGAAGCTTAATCTTACCAAAAATCCATCAATCAGAGCTTCTGTGGACTGGGTTAGAAGCCTCATGTTATTTAATAAGGATAATTTAGATGAAGATTCCTTCAAAAAGACAATTAATGTTGTTATAAAAACTGAAGACGATAGAAAGAAAGTTTTAGACAATATTAAAATAAAATAACAGTTTAATGGGAAGTATATGATAAATGATATAGTTAAATTTTCAGGAATACTTCGAGAAAATGGAATTCCTGCAAGTATAAGGAGCACAAAAATAGCCTGTGATGCATGCCATTTAGTTGAAAATGAAAATGGTAATTTAAAAGAAGCATTAGCATGTATTTATCTTAAAGATCAAAGGTATAGGAATAAATTCAACCAGTTATATGAATCGTTTTTTGAAGAAAATGATAAGGAAAAAAAAGACATTCCGTCTGGTTGGGGAGATAAATCCAAATTCATTAAAAAATACAATGTATCCATCAGTACAAAAAGAGTTTCTGACTTTGATTTAGGAGACAAAGGACAGCAGTATAAAATAGACTACATTAAAAATACATTAAACGACATAAATGATAACGCTGATAGAGAAGGTAACTCTGAGCTTTTAAAGAGTAATTTAAAGACATTAAACACACTTCAACCAGAATTAATAGAATTATGCCAAAAACTCGGCCGAAAAATTGCTACAAAAAGAGTTAGAAGATATAAACAGGCTAAAAATCAAAGACCAGATATTAGAAGAAGCATCAGAAAAAACATGAAACATGGGGGAACGCTCTTGGAGCTTGTAAAGAGTAAACCTAAAATAAAAAAGCAAAACCACTATTTTTTAAGCGATGTAAGCGTTTCATGCGACTGGATAAGTATATGGTTTTTTTGCATGGTTTACGCTGCTCAAAATTCATTTAATCGCGCAAGAGCATTTGAATTTGATAATAAAACTGCTGAAGTAACATCTGCACTCTTTGAACCAGGATTAGTCGATGCTTTTCTAAGAGTTATTGAAATTAGGCAAGATAATTCCATGATCCGTGGAAAATCCAATATGTATACTGCATTTCAAGGATTTGAAAAGCAGGCAAACTTAAACAGTAAATCATACGTTCTGATTTTAAGTGACTGCAGAGATTGGGCAGGGCCAAAGGAAGAAGGAATACCAAAAAGCGCAGAACTCATTGAAAACATGGTAAAAAAATCTAAAAGAGTTTTAATATTGAATCCTGAAGAAGAAAAGAAATGGAATGTTGCAGATAGCTGTGTTTCATATTATGAAGATGTGGGTGCTGAAATGTTTGAAGTGAGGAACTTAGATCAGCTTGCAGACTTAATAAGTGAGATTTAATATTAACGGTGATAAAATGATAGAATATTTAGCTCAAAATGAAGGAAGGATTACTTATCAACTAATTTTTAAAGATACTGGAATCTCAGAAAAGACTTATAAACAGTTAGAAAAGCGTGTAAAGAGATATAAAGAAAGTATGGTATTGACACACGTGCCCGTGGCTAATGAAGTGGTTATAATTGTAAACAAGAAATGTGAAAACGATGAATGCTGCAGGGATGAAGCAGAGAAGTTTATTGAGTATTATAATGGTGTTTTAAGAAAAATAACCATTAAATAAATAAAAAAGAGTTTTTTTCATAACATTATGGATTTGAAATTTAAATGGGATTTGTATCCGATAAGAGTTTTAATATTAAATTAATAGCTAAATTTAAACGAAAATAACATTTTATTGAATAATTTAGAATTAAATTTTGATTTTCTCCATCCGCAGCGATAGCGAGGACTTTTGAATTAAATCTTTTCAAGGAAAAGATTTAGCGGACCCGCCGGGATTTGAACCCGGGACCCTCAGATTAGGAGTCTGATGCCCTATCCTGGCTAGGCTACGGGCCCATATTAATTTAAAATTAAATTGTTCTGCATGATTTATAAAGTTTATAGATTTGAAATTTAAATGGATTTAAAATGGGATTTTAACCGATAAGAACTTTACTGTTTGAAATTATCTGAAATTTAAGCAAAAATCTTTAATGGAATTTATTTATTGATTAAAATAAGTCTGAATTTTCTCCATCCGCAGCGTCAGCGAGGATTTTTGGTTCAGCTTTTTGGTAAAAAAGGTGAGCGGACCCGCCGGGATTTGAACCCGGGACCTTCGGATTAGAAGTCCGACGCCCTATCCAACTAGGCTACGGGCCCTTTTGTTACAGATTAAAATTGGTAATTACTAGATTGTTGATTATTGTATATAAAGCACACTGTTAATACCTTTTCTAAAAAAATTAGTTGAAGAGAATCCCTCCAATTACATGTAAGCAGGAGATTCTGTTTCTCCTTGAACAGTTTGAGCCAGTTCTTTAAGGCGTGATTCTATTTCTTCAGCTTCTTTTATAAGAGGATTTGCATCAATTTTTGTGCCTAACATCTTATTTAAAATGTTTATCACATCTGCAGCGGCTCTTGGATCGGGATAAGGGCTAAGTACTTCTGCAAATAGGCAGGATCCTGCTATACCTTTCTGCATGCTTTTTGTAAGTAATGTGCCTGATAATCCAGTTATATTTCCAAAGGGCAATATTGGTAAATCCAGGTTCCCTAATCTTTCTAAGGATTCATCTGAATTGGCAGCTCCTGCAACAACATGTGTCTTCTCTCTTACGACTATGCTGTTGAATGTGATTATTTCTTTGCTGTTGTTTCTTTCCATCCAGTTTACTATGGCATTGGTCATGTCATAGGTTACATTTGGTGGAATTATGAAGTCAGATAGGAATAAAACGATATTATCTGAAGAGTATATTCTGAATGGATGTATTGCCTTTCCTTTATACAGTACTGCAAGTGGAGGGAAATATTTGGAGTCAATATGTCCTATTTCTTTCATTTTGAGTTCTTCAACTAAAAGCCATCCTATTATATTGCCTATAAGTCCTAATTCTGGTGATCCTTCCAGGATTATTGCATCTTCAACATCTTTTGATATTATTTTACAGCATTCAACTTCAGTTTCAACCATTTTAACCATATTATTACTCCCTTTATTTTAAATTTAAGGACTTACTCCCCCTTCCATTCCTGTAATCTGGCCTGTTTGAGGATCTATGTAAAATCCTCCAATTTGTTTGCCGCTTGAGGATAATATGGGTACGTAATATGTTTTTTTCCCATTTATTGTTTTAAGTTGTGGGGTGCCTGCAGTTGCACCAGGTTCTGCAATAGACTTTTGAGCTATTGATTTTGCCTGTTTTGATGATATTTTCACATTACTGCCTCCTTGGGTTCCACTTTGGCTTCCTCCAGAAGTTGTTCCTCCTTGGGTTCCACTATGGCTTCCTCCAGACTGTACATTACTGCTTTGGCTGGTGGATTGTTGATCCTGCGTGGTTGTGGCCTGCCATAATCCAGGGGTGCTTGTTGTAATTTGATAACCTGCTGCTGCTACACCTATAAGTAGAACAATGACGACTGATAACAGAATTTTCATGTTAACCATTAGCTCACCTCTTGATTAAATTTATATTGACGATTTAAATTGGAGTTTGATAATTAATTATTTATTAATATACATTTTCAGCTTAATAGTTTTTGTGTCTCTCATAATATTGTAAAAACTGTTTATATATTATTTTTGTTACAGTTTTTTTTAGATATGAAGTCCAATTAAATAAAAAATAAACAAATATTATTACTATAGGGGTTAATTTCACTAATTTGAAGTTAATAATTTGGTTTGTTATGATATATATATTTTTCATTTTCTTTTTCAAAGAAAAGCTTATTATTATGGATAATAAATTGAAATATTGATATTCGTATATTTTAAAAACAAGAGGTGATACATTTGAGCGAAAAGATTGTTATATCGCCAACATCACGACAGGAAGGACACGCTGAATTGGTCATGGAAGTCGATGATGAAGGAATAGTAACTAAGGGGCGATACTTTAGTATTACTCCTGTCAGAGGACTAGAGAAGATAGTAACAGGCAAAGCTCCAGAAACCGCACCAGTAATCGTGCAAAGGATCTGTGGTGTCTGTCCTATACCTCACACTCTAGCTTCTGTGGAAGCTATGGATGATTCATTAGGTATTGAGCCACCAAAAGCAGGTAAACAGTTAAGAGAACTTGTTATGGCAGCTCACGACGTAAACAGTCATGCTATACATCATTTCCTTATAGCTCCGGATGTTGTTCCTGAAAATTTATTTGCTACTGCAGTAGAATCTGTTTCTGAAATAAGAAAAACTGCACAATATGTAGTAGATATGGTTGGTGGAGAAGGTATACACCCATCAGACATTAGAATTGGTGGAATGGCAAAGAACATAAGTGAACTAGCTAGGAAAAGGTTATATACTAGACTAAAAGCACTTCAACCTAAAGTAGATGCACATGTAGAACTTATTATAGGTTTAGTTGCAGATAAAGGATTCCCAAAAGGTTTAGGGGTTCATGATGCACCAACATTAGCTACTGACAGACTTTATGGTGACAGAGATAACTTCGATTTGGACAGATTTACAGAAATAATGCCAGAAAGATGGTATGATGACTCAGAAATCGGTAAAAAAGCATGTTCAACAATCCCTCTCTACGATGGTGTCAACATTGAAGTAGGTCCAAGAGCAAGAGCTGTTAAATACGGAGGATTCTCCGGAAAAGGTACTGTAGCTCAGCACGTAGCCAGAGCTATGGAAATGAAATCTGCTCTTTCAAAGTGTATAGCTATATTGGATGATCTCGACACATCAGCTCCAGCAAACGTTGGTAACTTCGATGTTAGAGGCACTGGTAAGTTAGGAATCGGTGCAATAGAAGGACCAAGAGGAATGGATGTGCACATGGCTCAAGTTGGCGAAAACGGTAAAACTGAATTCTACAGCGCTTTAGTTCCAACTACATGGAACATACCAACTATGGGACCTGCAACTGAAGGATTCCACCACGAATTTGGACCTCACGTAATTAGAGGATACGACCCTTGTCTGTCTTGTGCTACTCACATGATAGTAATTGATGACGAAGACAGGAGTGTCTTAAAAGACGAAATGGTCAGATTATAAGGGAATAAAAGATGCCATACGAAGCG is a window of Methanobacterium sp. DNA encoding:
- a CDS encoding 50S ribosomal protein L44e gives rise to the protein MKIPKERRTYCPSCKKHTHHEVFESKRRKASELKWGQRQFRRVTSGYRGYPRPLPSGNKPVKKLDLRYKCKDCGKSHIKRSSFRAGKVEFVS
- a CDS encoding 30S ribosomal protein S27e yields the protein MVVFGNNRGNFLKVKCLDCGNQQTVFDHAASNVQCIICGKTLVKPKGGKSEIVAQIVEVLD
- a CDS encoding translation initiation factor IF-2 subunit alpha; translation: MVRMKREWPDEGDLVVGTVHKVLGYGAFASLEEYEGKEAFIHISEVSSGWVKNIRDHVRENQKIVARVLRVNPKKGHVDVSMKRIREDQRTRKIQQWKIEQKAEKLLEIAAKTIGKDLDTAYEEVGYKIINEFGDLYEAFETAAEEGEEALISREIDGEWAKTITEVAEKNISPPEVQITGYINLHSYAPNGVEVIKSALGSVESEEITVQCVGAPRYRLIVKSSDYLTAENIMKKAAESCIEAVIKEGGEGEFQRELE
- a CDS encoding RNA-protein complex protein Nop10, which produces MKMKMKRCKSCGEYTLKNECPYCGGEVGVVYPAKYSPEDKYGKYRRMLKKQLLENKGMI
- a CDS encoding proteasome assembly chaperone family protein; this encodes MNKTHIKMIEEVDLKEPIFIEALPGIGHVGKLVAEHIIHELDAKKFAELYSPSFPPQVFVNEDGTVEPMKNEFYALNDENGQDYLILVGNTQGLSPEGQYEICGIILDFVQKYNAKEMYTLGGLGTGQPIEKSKVFGAATTPELAESLKEHNVILRSADGGIIGASGLLLGMGMLRGMNGACLMGETPGYFIDAEASKAVLTVLLEILGLEVDIAKLEERAEETRKMISKAQQMEQEMTERMHLAPGEEDLRYIG
- a CDS encoding TIGR00375 family protein; translated protein: MIINSDLHVHSPYSMATSKNMLISTIAYQSKLKGLDLIGTGDAFHPEWLKIIESSTEPSKTGIYSVKESENGSKVQLLKTVDAPEIEAEKCKFILTAEIEDKNRVHQLIILPSIESAYEIREELPSKNINKEGRPRIDMDGAEIMDLVRDYNGLIGPSHAFTPWTSIYKEFDSIYNCYNDTPDFLELGLSADTNMADRIEELQDIPFLSNSDAHSPWPHRLGREFNEIEIKEMTFNAFKDAIKGKKVVGNYGFDPRLGKYHETGCVRCYQLFSIEEARKLKMRCPCGGLIKIGVKDRISDMAKWDEAHHPEFRPQYTHILPLAEIISIVYGKGITTVFVQKIWKGLVQEFGSEIAVLIHVPLEEISKTDSKLAEVIMAFRENTLKIQPGAGGNYGKIMLD
- a CDS encoding MoxR family ATPase, with the translated sequence METYKLSIKHIEDVLTKNKYIPDENIITVVFLALSLKKPILVEGPPGTGKTEISKAISKAFRRDFFRIQCYEGITFEQIIGEWNYQKQLLSLETSKIKKTEDDVFKEDFFIKRPLLSAFMNKKPSIVLIDEIDKADEEVESFLLQALGEKQITVNDLGTFELQNDLMVVMTSNSQRQLLDETKDRCLYLYIDYPSFEREVEIVKSHTPEASLKLVKSIVKVIQKIRKLNLTKNPSIRASVDWVRSLMLFNKDNLDEDSFKKTINVVIKTEDDRKKVLDNIKIK
- a CDS encoding VWA domain-containing protein produces the protein MINDIVKFSGILRENGIPASIRSTKIACDACHLVENENGNLKEALACIYLKDQRYRNKFNQLYESFFEENDKEKKDIPSGWGDKSKFIKKYNVSISTKRVSDFDLGDKGQQYKIDYIKNTLNDINDNADREGNSELLKSNLKTLNTLQPELIELCQKLGRKIATKRVRRYKQAKNQRPDIRRSIRKNMKHGGTLLELVKSKPKIKKQNHYFLSDVSVSCDWISIWFFCMVYAAQNSFNRARAFEFDNKTAEVTSALFEPGLVDAFLRVIEIRQDNSMIRGKSNMYTAFQGFEKQANLNSKSYVLILSDCRDWAGPKEEGIPKSAELIENMVKKSKRVLILNPEEEKKWNVADSCVSYYEDVGAEMFEVRNLDQLADLISEI
- a CDS encoding proteasome assembly chaperone family protein; this encodes MVKMVETEVECCKIISKDVEDAIILEGSPELGLIGNIIGWLLVEELKMKEIGHIDSKYFPPLAVLYKGKAIHPFRIYSSDNIVLFLSDFIIPPNVTYDMTNAIVNWMERNNSKEIITFNSIVVREKTHVVAGAANSDESLERLGNLDLPILPFGNITGLSGTLLTKSMQKGIAGSCLFAEVLSPYPDPRAAADVINILNKMLGTKIDANPLIKEAEEIESRLKELAQTVQGETESPAYM
- a CDS encoding PepSY domain-containing protein, with translation MVNMKILLSVVIVLLIGVAAAGYQITTSTPGLWQATTTQDQQSTSQSSNVQSGGSHSGTQGGTTSGGSQSGTQGGSNVKISSKQAKSIAQKSIAEPGATAGTPQLKTINGKKTYYVPILSSSGKQIGGFYIDPQTGQITGMEGGVSP
- the frhA gene encoding coenzyme F420 hydrogenase subunit alpha; the encoded protein is MSEKIVISPTSRQEGHAELVMEVDDEGIVTKGRYFSITPVRGLEKIVTGKAPETAPVIVQRICGVCPIPHTLASVEAMDDSLGIEPPKAGKQLRELVMAAHDVNSHAIHHFLIAPDVVPENLFATAVESVSEIRKTAQYVVDMVGGEGIHPSDIRIGGMAKNISELARKRLYTRLKALQPKVDAHVELIIGLVADKGFPKGLGVHDAPTLATDRLYGDRDNFDLDRFTEIMPERWYDDSEIGKKACSTIPLYDGVNIEVGPRARAVKYGGFSGKGTVAQHVARAMEMKSALSKCIAILDDLDTSAPANVGNFDVRGTGKLGIGAIEGPRGMDVHMAQVGENGKTEFYSALVPTTWNIPTMGPATEGFHHEFGPHVIRGYDPCLSCATHMIVIDDEDRSVLKDEMVRL